One window of the Streptomyces sp. NBC_00259 genome contains the following:
- a CDS encoding CDP-alcohol phosphatidyltransferase family protein encodes MEVQETRVQTDRVLTIPNILSMARLLGVPLFLWLILLPEFGGPKADGWALLVLALSGVSDYLDGKLARRWNQISSLGRILDPAADRLYILSTLVGLTWREILPLWLTLALLARELMLLVMVGILRRHGYPPPQVNFLGKAATFNLMYAFPLLLLSDGNTWLASLAEVFGWAFAGWGTTLYWWAGILYVVQVRRLVKADAVAD; translated from the coding sequence GTGGAGGTCCAGGAGACCCGTGTTCAGACCGACCGGGTACTCACCATCCCCAACATCCTCAGCATGGCTCGCCTACTTGGCGTACCGCTGTTCCTGTGGCTGATCCTGCTGCCCGAGTTCGGCGGCCCGAAGGCCGACGGATGGGCACTGCTGGTGCTGGCGCTGAGCGGGGTCAGCGACTATCTGGACGGGAAGCTGGCCCGCCGCTGGAACCAGATCAGCAGCCTGGGACGGATCCTCGACCCTGCCGCCGACCGGCTTTACATCCTTTCCACCCTGGTGGGCCTGACCTGGCGCGAGATCCTGCCACTCTGGCTGACCCTGGCCCTTTTGGCACGGGAGTTGATGCTCCTGGTGATGGTGGGAATCCTCCGCCGGCACGGCTATCCGCCTCCCCAGGTGAACTTCCTGGGCAAGGCCGCTACCTTCAACTTGATGTATGCGTTCCCGCTCCTGCTGCTCAGTGACGGAAACACGTGGCTTGCGTCACTTGCCGAAGTCTTCGGATGGGCGTTCGCAGGATGGGGTACAACTCTGTATTGGTGGGCAGGGATCCTCTACGTGGTTCAGGTCCGCCGACTCGTCAAGGCTGATGCCGTGGCCGATTGA
- a CDS encoding PTS sugar transporter subunit IIA gives MTTVTSPVAGRAIGLAAVPDPVFSGAMVGPGTAIDPVREPSEAVSPVDGIVVSLHPHAFVVVDSEGHGVLTHLGIDTVQLNGEGFELLINKGDTVTRGQAVVRWNPVAVEAAGKSPICPVVALEASADALAGVREDGDVKSGDELFSWQ, from the coding sequence ATGACAACCGTGACGTCGCCTGTGGCCGGCCGTGCCATCGGGCTTGCCGCTGTGCCCGATCCGGTGTTCTCCGGTGCGATGGTCGGCCCCGGTACCGCGATCGATCCCGTACGTGAACCGTCCGAGGCCGTGTCTCCCGTGGATGGCATCGTTGTCTCCCTGCACCCGCACGCTTTCGTCGTCGTCGACTCCGAGGGGCACGGAGTGCTGACCCACCTCGGCATCGACACGGTGCAGCTCAATGGGGAGGGCTTCGAGCTCCTCATCAACAAGGGCGACACCGTGACCCGTGGCCAGGCCGTCGTGCGCTGGAACCCCGTCGCCGTCGAGGCGGCCGGCAAGTCCCCAATCTGCCCCGTCGTGGCGCTCGAGGCCTCGGCCGACGCACTGGCCGGTGTCCGTGAGGACGGCGACGTGAAGTCCGGCGACGAGCTGTTCAGCTGGCAGTGA